One Oscillatoria sp. FACHB-1406 DNA window includes the following coding sequences:
- a CDS encoding helix-turn-helix domain-containing protein: MEKAYRYRFYPTSEQEQILRRTIGC; the protein is encoded by the coding sequence ATGGAAAAAGCCTACCGCTACCGTTTTTACCCAACCTCCGAGCAAGAACAAATATTGCGCCGGACAATTGGATGCG
- a CDS encoding dienelactone hydrolase family protein, whose amino-acid sequence MKKFLLALFILPLLLSFALESFHPAVSEVTHPHTTAASEMENIHTETVEYRQGNTILEGYLAYNHKLDKPSPGVMIVHAWKGLGEYEKRRARQLAEMGYVAFAADIYGKGIRPQSNEEAGKQAGIYRSNRPLLRDRANAGLQVLQQHPLVEDDKITAIGYCFGGGTVLELARSGAPVAGVVSFHGNLDTPNPADAKNIQGKVLVLHGANDPLVPPAQVQAFVQEMRDAEVDWHMTMYGNAVHSFTEPEAGDDPSKGTAYNAKADRRSWQAMQDFFKEIFEMPASNS is encoded by the coding sequence ATGAAAAAATTCTTACTTGCCTTATTTATCCTGCCCTTGCTGCTTTCCTTTGCCCTGGAATCTTTTCATCCAGCGGTTTCAGAAGTAACCCATCCCCACACGACAGCAGCCTCAGAAATGGAGAACATCCATACAGAGACAGTCGAGTATCGTCAAGGAAATACCATTCTTGAAGGCTACCTTGCCTATAATCATAAGCTCGATAAGCCTAGTCCAGGCGTGATGATTGTTCACGCTTGGAAGGGTTTGGGCGAGTACGAAAAACGGCGAGCGCGTCAGCTAGCAGAAATGGGCTACGTTGCTTTTGCTGCTGATATTTATGGTAAGGGGATTCGCCCACAAAGTAATGAGGAAGCGGGCAAACAAGCGGGGATTTATCGCAGCAACCGCCCGCTTCTGCGCGATCGCGCGAATGCGGGTTTACAAGTCCTGCAACAGCATCCCCTCGTCGAGGACGACAAAATCACCGCGATCGGTTACTGTTTCGGCGGCGGCACTGTGCTAGAGTTGGCGCGAAGCGGTGCGCCGGTTGCGGGTGTAGTGAGTTTTCACGGCAATCTAGACACGCCTAACCCCGCCGATGCAAAAAATATTCAGGGCAAAGTTTTAGTATTGCACGGAGCGAACGATCCCCTCGTACCCCCGGCACAAGTGCAAGCATTCGTTCAAGAAATGCGCGACGCGGAAGTAGACTGGCATATGACGATGTACGGTAATGCCGTTCACAGTTTCACCGAGCCGGAAGCGGGTGACGATCCGTCGAAGGGGACGGCTTATAATGCAAAGGCCGACAGACGTTCTTGGCAGGCAATGCAAGACTTTTTTAAAGAAATCTTTGAAATGCCTGCATCTAACTCCTAA
- a CDS encoding STAS/SEC14 domain-containing protein encodes MIEYQRNSDNNIIKIVVEGKITEEDFNEVVSQLKIDLEKHYKLRVLEEVRHFEGIDPIALWKDIRFGFAHLNDFTHAALVADAIWMRSLTEAFGSLFPSGVKVKAFEPSQIEEAQNWLANAH; translated from the coding sequence ATGATTGAATATCAAAGAAATTCAGACAATAATATTATTAAAATTGTTGTCGAAGGTAAAATTACTGAAGAGGATTTTAATGAGGTCGTTTCTCAATTAAAAATCGATTTGGAGAAGCATTATAAATTACGGGTGCTTGAGGAAGTCCGACATTTTGAAGGGATCGATCCGATCGCACTTTGGAAAGATATCCGCTTTGGTTTCGCTCATCTCAACGATTTTACTCATGCTGCTTTGGTTGCCGATGCTATATGGATGCGATCGCTAACAGAAGCCTTCGGTTCTCTCTTTCCGAGCGGTGTCAAAGTTAAAGCTTTTGAACCCTCGCAAATTGAGGAAGCTCAAAACTGGCTGGCAAACGCTCATTGA
- a CDS encoding TIGR03032 family protein, whose protein sequence is MFAEPQHRPTVPLSFTYSASIPKLLEALKISLLISAYQAGKLIVLRAKAGELTAIVRHSDRVMGIAVTPEKLAVGTRSAISVWENSSLTGSESERCQAWFVPHPPIVTGDLGVREVAWGEETLWLTSTRFSALFSLTLRDNSCPIINTNALLQCDWQPPFLMSFEAEDRCHLNGIAMVNGQPQYVTVLAATDAVEGWRKDKINGGCAIDVTSGEIVARGFSMPHSPRVYDNRLWLLDSGRGRLVIVDAATGQHDVVAEFPGFARGLAFCDRYAFVGLSKIRDSTTFRGLPIERHPQTLECAVWVVKIDSGKVLGSIKFQSHCNELFDVQILENISHPTLLYSKL, encoded by the coding sequence TTGTTCGCCGAACCCCAGCATCGCCCAACCGTTCCCCTCTCTTTTACCTATAGTGCCAGCATTCCCAAATTGTTGGAGGCGCTAAAGATTTCTCTATTGATTTCTGCTTACCAAGCGGGAAAATTAATCGTTCTGCGAGCGAAAGCCGGAGAACTCACTGCTATTGTACGCCACAGCGATCGCGTTATGGGCATTGCCGTTACCCCAGAAAAACTAGCCGTCGGCACTCGCAGCGCGATCTCTGTGTGGGAAAATTCCAGCCTGACAGGTTCCGAGTCAGAACGCTGTCAGGCTTGGTTTGTTCCCCATCCTCCTATTGTAACGGGCGACTTAGGCGTTCGTGAGGTGGCTTGGGGCGAAGAAACGTTATGGTTAACCAGCACTCGTTTTTCGGCATTATTTTCCTTAACGTTGAGAGACAACAGTTGCCCGATTATCAATACAAACGCTTTACTTCAATGCGACTGGCAACCGCCTTTTTTAATGAGTTTTGAAGCCGAAGATCGCTGCCATTTAAACGGAATTGCAATGGTTAACGGACAGCCTCAATACGTTACCGTGCTGGCGGCAACCGATGCCGTAGAGGGCTGGCGTAAAGATAAAATTAATGGAGGTTGCGCGATCGATGTTACTAGCGGCGAGATAGTAGCGCGAGGGTTTTCTATGCCGCATTCTCCGCGAGTTTACGATAATCGCCTTTGGTTGCTCGATTCCGGGAGAGGACGCTTAGTTATTGTCGATGCGGCAACCGGGCAGCATGATGTCGTGGCGGAGTTTCCCGGTTTTGCGCGAGGGTTAGCATTTTGCGATCGCTATGCCTTTGTCGGACTCTCAAAAATTCGCGATAGTACAACGTTTCGCGGACTTCCCATCGAACGACATCCACAAACTTTAGAATGTGCAGTTTGGGTTGTCAAAATTGATAGTGGAAAGGTTCTCGGTTCGATTAAATTTCAGTCGCATTGCAACGAGCTTTTTGACGTTCAAATCTTAGAAAATATTAGTCATCCGACTTTGTTATACAGTAAATTGTGA
- a CDS encoding lasso peptide biosynthesis B2 protein, whose translation MKKLYRLARLNGRDRVLFLQAAFLLAIVKLGLTRFSFQTLHRWLAKIFSKSTPKYVVPAEKILWAVETASRNLPGGAKCLNRALVAQTLLARQGYPARLRIGVAKNACGQLEAHAWVENEERILVGRLVDGERFVPLADFEF comes from the coding sequence ATGAAAAAATTATATCGGCTAGCGCGTTTGAATGGGCGCGATCGCGTCCTGTTCCTACAAGCGGCTTTCTTACTCGCGATCGTTAAACTGGGATTAACCCGGTTTTCCTTTCAAACGCTACACCGCTGGTTAGCTAAAATTTTCTCAAAATCAACGCCAAAATACGTCGTACCTGCTGAAAAAATCCTCTGGGCGGTTGAAACTGCTAGTCGCAATCTTCCCGGCGGCGCGAAATGCCTCAACCGCGCCCTCGTCGCCCAAACCTTACTCGCCCGACAAGGATACCCCGCCCGACTCCGCATCGGCGTTGCGAAAAATGCCTGCGGACAGCTAGAAGCTCATGCTTGGGTTGAAAATGAAGAACGAATTTTAGTCGGGCGCTTGGTTGATGGCGAGCGTTTTGTTCCCCTCGCCGATTTTGAATTTTGA
- a CDS encoding Rid family detoxifying hydrolase, which translates to MTRKVIKTDRAPAPVGPYNQAIAASGQMIFVAGQVPLNPETGEVVGAGDITQQTQQVMANIGAILEAAGATFKDVVKTSVFLTDLENFGAMNQVYSQYFDEETAPARACVEVPRLPKGVWVEIECIAVI; encoded by the coding sequence GTGACCCGAAAAGTTATTAAAACCGATCGCGCTCCTGCCCCGGTTGGTCCTTACAATCAAGCGATTGCTGCCAGCGGACAAATGATTTTTGTTGCCGGTCAAGTTCCCTTAAATCCAGAGACTGGCGAAGTTGTCGGTGCGGGCGATATTACCCAACAAACGCAACAGGTCATGGCGAACATCGGAGCAATTCTCGAAGCGGCTGGAGCAACGTTTAAAGATGTTGTCAAAACCAGTGTTTTTTTGACCGATCTTGAAAATTTTGGGGCGATGAATCAAGTGTATTCGCAATATTTTGACGAAGAAACAGCCCCCGCGCGTGCTTGCGTTGAAGTTCCTCGACTCCCCAAAGGAGTATGGGTTGAGATTGAATGTATAGCAGTGATTTAA
- a CDS encoding family 1 glycosylhydrolase, with amino-acid sequence MEPKSNSFLWGVATSGYQSEGGYNQPGQPQNNWAEIEQQGKVMRTGAAAEFWSRYDEDFRQCEAMGLNAFRMGWEWARIQPSSSSSATPAPEFDFTALDAYADRIAACRSRGLEPVVTLHHFTHPAWLGNDIWLSEATLEMFIEYVRTSVLHVNRRLCDRHHQPPVGWYITINEPNVLIPNTHLNGQFPGGTLGTEATLQAYDLVLAAHVRAYHCIREIYEAEGWHPPQISLNTYCSDLYWLDKAIWDLLDLGEKGIKAKEFRDYAEESAKELEAALRAANLPFRRDIPYQIGRFVRWLAHGFGRRAFDGKHFTRYLSEVERSRYPQVFDYVAIDYYDPFLAHSFRLPLFSDFEFEVKDFRGWLMSGITSKWWDWRTLPEGLHFFCSYYAKAFRDRAILIAENGMALRRKPDNSIAAHRRDRIRRSEFLKAHIEQIQRLLREGVPLAGYMHWSLTDNYEWGSYTPRFGLFSIDFAAGTDRIAEDHLGDRPAETYARLLRETRAEGLCQ; translated from the coding sequence ATGGAACCTAAGTCAAATTCTTTTCTGTGGGGCGTGGCGACCTCTGGCTATCAAAGCGAGGGCGGCTACAATCAACCCGGACAGCCTCAAAATAATTGGGCGGAAATCGAACAACAAGGTAAGGTAATGCGAACGGGTGCGGCAGCAGAGTTTTGGTCGCGCTACGATGAGGATTTCCGACAGTGCGAAGCGATGGGACTGAATGCGTTTCGTATGGGCTGGGAATGGGCGCGCATTCAACCTTCGAGCAGCAGCAGCGCGACTCCTGCCCCCGAGTTCGATTTTACAGCACTGGATGCTTACGCCGATCGCATTGCTGCCTGCCGATCGCGCGGACTCGAACCCGTCGTCACCTTGCATCATTTTACCCATCCGGCGTGGCTGGGGAACGACATCTGGCTGTCGGAAGCGACCCTCGAGATGTTTATCGAGTACGTCCGCACCAGCGTTTTGCACGTCAATCGCCGCTTGTGCGATCGCCATCATCAACCCCCCGTCGGCTGGTACATTACCATTAACGAACCCAACGTCCTCATTCCCAATACCCATCTCAACGGTCAATTTCCCGGCGGTACGTTGGGGACGGAAGCGACGCTGCAAGCTTACGATCTCGTCCTCGCCGCCCACGTTCGCGCTTACCACTGCATCCGCGAGATTTATGAGGCAGAAGGTTGGCATCCGCCCCAGATTTCGCTTAATACTTATTGCAGCGATCTCTATTGGTTGGATAAGGCGATTTGGGATTTACTAGATTTGGGGGAAAAGGGAATTAAAGCGAAGGAATTTCGCGATTATGCCGAAGAGAGCGCGAAGGAGTTAGAGGCGGCGTTGCGGGCGGCGAATTTGCCGTTTCGTCGGGATATTCCTTACCAAATCGGTCGATTTGTGCGTTGGTTGGCGCACGGATTCGGTCGTCGCGCTTTCGATGGCAAACATTTCACTCGCTATCTGAGTGAGGTGGAACGTTCTCGATATCCGCAAGTGTTTGATTATGTCGCGATCGATTATTACGATCCATTTTTAGCCCACAGTTTTCGCCTGCCGCTGTTTTCCGACTTTGAGTTTGAAGTGAAGGATTTTCGCGGCTGGTTGATGAGTGGGATTACCAGTAAATGGTGGGATTGGCGAACGTTACCGGAAGGACTGCATTTTTTCTGTTCGTATTATGCGAAGGCATTTCGCGATCGCGCGATTTTAATTGCTGAGAATGGTATGGCTTTGCGCCGCAAACCGGATAATAGCATTGCAGCCCATCGGCGCGATCGCATCCGCCGCAGCGAGTTTTTGAAAGCGCATATCGAACAAATTCAGCGCTTGCTACGCGAAGGCGTTCCCCTTGCCGGTTATATGCACTGGTCGCTGACTGATAATTATGAATGGGGTTCTTATACGCCGCGTTTTGGCTTATTCTCCATCGATTTTGCCGCCGGAACCGATCGCATTGCCGAAGATCATCTCGGCGATCGTCCTGCGGAAACTTACGCTCGCCTCCTGCGCGAGACTCGAGCGGAGGGGCTGTGTCAGTAA
- a CDS encoding caspase family protein yields MGLTRRHFLQQAGFSLLALGTDLKPTNVPSKTSNSYLQALSTPRGRKLALLVGIDRYPFSKNLAGCLMDIELQRELLVGRLGFHRSDVLALSDRSATREAIETAFVEHLIEQAKEGDTVVFHFSGYGNRVKMPALTESESERWTNSLLPVDGLLPTKGEPANNELLWETLALLGRSLATRQVTFVLDTSYRQTGQLLHGNLRSRSPLVPVAESPSPQELAFQTQLKSNLKLSQTLHRSAATALLAAAESEAALEVQWDGFNAGLFTYTLVQSLWETTSPSTLYVTLERTHDRIRRITAQNPRALVPEPSEPLPPTYFVPAAEPMGAEGVVLSLEDNDTIVRLQLAGLPSNVLAYYQPNSRLLLDLRSPSETSDTPKTVSAPSLAIPIQVRSRVGLIAAAKVMNSTLPEGHSLQPGLLAREQIRILPRNVGLIVALAGDLERIERVDATSALSNVAGIASVGAAGEQMADCLFGKGGALNAVVSPPEGAANPVPSGRGYELLTIGRISLPNTLGAPGEAIASAVDRLKPKLHTLLAEKLWRLTLNEDSSRLEVRVQLMGTEPQAQPWLERSSRRSLRVPPPQVVPLNDREPQITVGTRLQYVIDNFSDRPVYFLLFGLNARKEPIALYSTKTIDNSSKPLPIAIEPGTPLTLPQNANTPWTVPDAVGITEFYAIVSIAPFSKTLEALAAVPDAPGTGEQLRKLPNPVEVARAVLQDLHDASTVPVDWVGTPTDVCALNVNAWATFDFVYEVVAAG; encoded by the coding sequence ATGGGACTGACGCGGCGGCATTTTTTGCAACAAGCTGGCTTTTCACTGCTAGCCTTGGGAACGGATCTGAAACCTACGAACGTTCCCAGCAAAACAAGCAATTCTTACCTCCAAGCGCTGTCAACCCCCCGAGGTCGCAAGCTAGCACTTTTGGTTGGGATCGATCGCTACCCGTTTAGTAAAAATCTTGCGGGTTGCTTAATGGATATCGAATTGCAGCGAGAACTATTAGTAGGGCGGTTGGGGTTTCATCGCTCAGATGTGCTGGCGTTGAGCGATCGCTCTGCAACGCGCGAAGCAATAGAAACCGCCTTCGTCGAACATTTGATCGAGCAAGCAAAGGAAGGGGATACGGTAGTTTTCCACTTCAGCGGTTACGGCAACCGAGTAAAAATGCCAGCGCTAACCGAGTCGGAATCGGAACGCTGGACGAACAGTTTATTACCCGTAGACGGACTGCTACCGACCAAAGGAGAACCGGCGAATAACGAGTTGCTGTGGGAAACGTTAGCTTTGTTGGGGCGATCGCTAGCCACGCGCCAAGTAACCTTTGTTTTGGATACGAGCTATCGTCAAACCGGACAATTACTGCACGGAAATTTGCGATCGCGCTCTCCGTTGGTTCCCGTCGCTGAAAGTCCCAGCCCGCAAGAATTAGCCTTTCAAACCCAGTTAAAAAGCAACCTCAAACTGTCGCAAACATTGCATCGCTCGGCAGCAACCGCGCTCTTAGCCGCCGCAGAGTCCGAAGCCGCACTGGAGGTGCAATGGGACGGATTTAACGCCGGTTTGTTCACCTATACCCTCGTCCAATCGCTTTGGGAAACGACATCTCCTAGCACGCTTTACGTGACGCTAGAACGCACGCACGATCGCATCCGCCGCATCACCGCGCAGAACCCCCGAGCGCTGGTTCCAGAACCCTCCGAACCCTTACCCCCCACCTACTTCGTTCCAGCGGCGGAACCAATGGGAGCAGAAGGCGTAGTCCTATCCCTAGAAGATAACGATACGATAGTGCGCTTGCAACTCGCCGGGTTGCCCTCCAACGTGCTGGCCTACTATCAACCGAACTCGCGCCTGCTGCTCGATCTCCGATCGCCCTCAGAAACCTCAGACACTCCCAAAACCGTTTCCGCGCCCTCGCTCGCCATTCCCATCCAAGTGCGATCGCGCGTCGGACTGATTGCAGCGGCAAAAGTCATGAACTCGACGCTACCGGAAGGACATTCCTTGCAGCCCGGACTCTTAGCCCGAGAACAAATCCGCATCCTACCGCGTAATGTTGGATTAATTGTGGCGCTGGCGGGGGATTTGGAACGAATCGAGCGCGTTGATGCGACGAGCGCTCTGTCAAATGTAGCGGGGATAGCTTCAGTTGGTGCGGCTGGAGAACAAATGGCTGATTGTTTATTTGGTAAGGGCGGCGCGTTGAATGCGGTAGTATCCCCACCGGAGGGCGCAGCGAATCCCGTACCGAGCGGGCGAGGATACGAACTGTTGACCATCGGGCGCATCTCCCTACCCAATACCTTGGGCGCGCCGGGAGAAGCGATTGCATCGGCAGTCGATCGCCTCAAACCGAAACTGCATACTTTACTGGCAGAGAAGTTATGGCGTTTGACCTTGAATGAAGACTCCTCGCGATTGGAAGTGCGAGTGCAGTTAATGGGGACCGAACCGCAGGCGCAACCTTGGCTCGAACGCTCCTCTAGGCGCTCGCTGCGCGTTCCGCCGCCCCAAGTTGTCCCGCTTAACGATCGAGAGCCGCAAATAACCGTCGGGACGCGCCTTCAATACGTCATTGACAATTTTAGCGATCGCCCGGTGTACTTCCTGTTGTTCGGATTGAACGCGCGTAAAGAGCCGATCGCGCTTTATTCGACAAAGACGATCGATAATAGCTCTAAACCGCTCCCCATCGCGATCGAACCCGGAACCCCTCTGACGCTACCGCAAAACGCTAATACCCCTTGGACGGTTCCTGATGCAGTTGGAATAACCGAATTTTACGCGATCGTTTCCATTGCTCCTTTTTCCAAAACTTTGGAAGCGCTGGCTGCTGTTCCCGATGCGCCGGGGACTGGCGAGCAATTGCGCAAGCTCCCTAACCCCGTCGAAGTTGCTCGAGCCGTTCTCCAAGATTTGCACGATGCGAGTACAGTTCCGGTTGACTGGGTAGGAACGCCGACGGATGTTTGCGCCCTCAACGTTAACGCTTGGGCGACCTTTGATTTTGTTTATGAAGTCGTTGCTGCGGGTTGA
- a CDS encoding response regulator transcription factor, producing MLSLDRPQSPTSDELTCTTRILVVEDEELIREMVVMALQEQGFEVVTAADGHTALSRLQNQNTESAPAFPPIDLIILDLMLPQVNGLDICRLLRYQGNTVPILILSAKASETDRVLGLEVGADDYLTKPFSMQELVARCRALLRRQRFTAQPQSSTLQYRDITLFPSECRVTVRDREVNLSPKEFRLLELFMSYPRRVWSREHLIDRIWEADFLGDTKTVDVHIRWLREKLEDDPSKPKYIVTVRGFGYRFG from the coding sequence ATGCTATCTCTTGACAGACCGCAGAGTCCGACGAGTGACGAATTAACTTGTACAACACGAATTCTGGTCGTAGAAGATGAAGAATTAATTAGAGAAATGGTGGTAATGGCTCTTCAAGAGCAAGGGTTTGAAGTCGTGACAGCAGCAGACGGCCATACCGCCTTAAGTCGGCTGCAAAATCAAAATACTGAGTCAGCACCCGCGTTTCCCCCTATCGACTTAATAATTTTAGATCTGATGCTGCCTCAAGTTAACGGTCTCGATATCTGTCGTTTACTGCGCTATCAAGGCAACACAGTACCCATTTTAATTCTCAGTGCTAAAGCCAGCGAAACCGATCGCGTTTTGGGCTTGGAAGTGGGGGCAGATGATTACCTCACTAAACCCTTTAGTATGCAGGAATTAGTGGCTCGCTGCCGCGCGTTGCTTCGCCGCCAGCGTTTCACCGCGCAGCCTCAATCTTCCACCTTACAATATCGAGATATTACTCTTTTTCCCTCGGAGTGTCGCGTAACCGTGCGCGATCGCGAAGTAAACCTTTCCCCAAAAGAATTTCGCCTTCTCGAACTATTTATGAGCTATCCTCGACGGGTTTGGTCGCGGGAACACCTGATCGATCGCATCTGGGAAGCTGATTTTTTAGGCGACACGAAAACCGTAGACGTACACATTCGCTGGTTGCGCGAAAAACTTGAAGACGATCCCAGTAAGCCCAAATATATCGTCACCGTGCGCGGCTTTGGCTATCGCTTCGGCTAA
- a CDS encoding tetratricopeptide repeat protein: MNAKLGRAMAGLLLILLIAIALLPAASSAATLSTSIRVRDGLRVGGQSMQRGDVDRAFADFSRALESERQQAADRSNRCLTDLQRSDYERARQDCTAALEVFPNNREAYLNRGLAAYYQGDFEAAIADYNRVIQLQPSDLRAYYNRALVAFDSGNYLSAIADYNRALTQSFPADAVTLTSIYNERGLALAQLRNIEGAIADFSLAIRLNPKNALAYYNRALTQQQRQQYRAAIADFSLALYHQPNLASAYINRGLSRDRLGQHRAALQDLHLACQCLYQQGQTSAAERVKTLMLQLRRTSFWPLIV, from the coding sequence ATGAACGCTAAGTTAGGTCGAGCGATGGCGGGTTTGCTCTTAATCTTGCTAATAGCGATCGCGCTTCTCCCAGCCGCGAGTTCTGCGGCAACGCTTTCAACTTCAATCAGGGTGCGGGATGGGTTGCGAGTGGGGGGGCAATCAATGCAACGGGGAGATGTCGATCGCGCTTTCGCTGATTTCTCGCGCGCCCTCGAGTCGGAGCGGCAACAGGCTGCCGATCGCAGCAATCGCTGTTTGACTGATTTGCAGCGATCGGATTACGAGCGGGCGCGTCAAGATTGCACCGCCGCTCTAGAAGTCTTCCCCAACAATCGCGAAGCTTACCTGAACCGAGGTTTAGCCGCTTACTATCAAGGCGATTTCGAGGCGGCGATCGCGGATTACAATCGCGTTATTCAACTTCAACCTTCCGATCTGCGTGCTTACTACAATCGCGCTTTAGTTGCCTTCGACAGTGGCAATTATTTAAGTGCAATTGCAGATTACAATCGCGCTTTAACTCAAAGCTTTCCCGCCGATGCGGTAACGCTAACCAGTATTTACAACGAACGCGGCTTAGCGCTGGCCCAGTTGAGAAATATTGAGGGCGCGATCGCGGACTTCTCTCTCGCAATTCGCCTTAATCCTAAGAATGCCCTGGCTTACTACAATCGTGCCTTGACTCAACAGCAACGGCAGCAATATCGAGCCGCGATCGCCGATTTTTCCCTCGCTCTGTACCATCAACCCAATCTCGCTTCAGCCTATATCAATCGCGGCTTGTCGCGCGATCGCCTCGGTCAGCATCGAGCCGCCCTCCAAGACTTGCATCTCGCTTGTCAGTGTTTGTACCAACAAGGGCAAACGTCCGCCGCAGAACGAGTTAAAACTCTCATGCTTCAATTAAGAAGAACTTCCTTTTGGCCGCTTATTGTTTAA
- a CDS encoding pentapeptide repeat-containing protein, which produces MNSEELLQKYRAGVRFFGYLQLRAIDLSGMNFSGADFMQADFSQANLVGTHLTSCTLEEANLTDANLETADLRRVTLAGADLIRANALCADFSLAELTGADFTDANLCTARLIGSNLVGAKLTGAILLGASLMGASFESADLKGANLSCSYLYEADLSTANLEKVALNRALYGPHTVFPVGFDPQAAGAYPIMAGVNLSGKDLSGTCLPGVNLEGANLSGADLRNSEMCWANLQGANLQGANFTGTNLSGANLLGAKIDEGLLDGAYLCGAILPDGRMRGVDFGYLKAEWR; this is translated from the coding sequence ATGAACTCTGAAGAACTCTTGCAAAAGTATCGAGCGGGAGTCCGATTTTTTGGATATCTGCAACTGCGAGCGATCGACCTGAGCGGAATGAATTTCAGCGGTGCGGACTTCATGCAAGCAGACTTCAGTCAAGCCAATTTAGTCGGTACGCACCTTACCTCCTGTACCCTTGAAGAAGCCAACCTCACCGATGCTAACCTCGAAACCGCAGACTTACGGAGAGTCACTCTCGCGGGGGCGGATTTAATTCGAGCTAACGCCTTGTGTGCCGATTTCAGCTTAGCCGAATTAACCGGAGCCGACTTTACGGATGCTAATCTGTGTACTGCCCGCCTGATTGGAAGCAATTTAGTCGGCGCAAAACTGACGGGGGCAATCCTCCTCGGAGCGAGCTTGATGGGAGCGAGTTTTGAGAGCGCTGATTTAAAAGGCGCAAATCTCAGTTGCAGCTATCTCTATGAAGCGGATTTAAGCACGGCGAATTTAGAAAAAGTTGCGTTAAACCGAGCGCTTTACGGACCGCATACCGTCTTTCCTGTCGGCTTCGATCCGCAAGCAGCGGGCGCGTATCCTATTATGGCGGGCGTTAACCTGTCTGGGAAAGATTTAAGCGGAACCTGTTTGCCGGGAGTCAATTTGGAGGGGGCTAATCTATCTGGGGCGGATTTAAGGAATTCAGAAATGTGCTGGGCAAATTTGCAAGGCGCAAACTTGCAGGGGGCAAACTTTACCGGGACAAATTTAAGCGGGGCGAACTTGCTGGGAGCTAAGATCGATGAGGGGTTGCTAGATGGCGCGTATCTGTGCGGTGCGATATTGCCTGACGGACGAATGCGCGGAGTCGATTTTGGGTATTTGAAAGCGGAATGGCGCTAG
- a CDS encoding tetratricopeptide repeat protein: MTQRHATYHPLECRPDSYQAWYQQARLLRFRKDYDEALYSYERALLYYPGAYAAWYERGLTLEALRQYEQAAQSYERAAQLRPQDYWAWYNQGCVALEELQDYKRAIACFQQALLLRPEDYWSRYRQGESFRKLGKFDGAIACYDKLLAAHPNDYWAWYRRGDALREAGYLELALTCYENALIVRSQDYWSLYRQGQILRALGRIESALQCLHYAVTVRPETELAWYERACCYAQYGDLAGTISSLERAIELNRDRYTLAARSEPSFNKLRQHQWFASLLTA, from the coding sequence ATGACTCAACGGCACGCCACTTATCATCCCTTAGAATGTCGTCCGGATAGTTACCAGGCTTGGTATCAACAGGCGCGATTATTGCGCTTTCGGAAGGATTACGACGAAGCGCTCTACAGTTACGAGCGCGCCTTGTTGTATTATCCTGGGGCTTACGCGGCTTGGTACGAGCGCGGCTTAACCCTCGAGGCGCTAAGGCAATACGAACAAGCTGCCCAAAGTTACGAGCGCGCCGCCCAACTTCGCCCTCAAGATTATTGGGCTTGGTACAATCAAGGCTGCGTTGCCCTCGAAGAACTCCAAGATTACAAGCGGGCGATCGCTTGTTTCCAGCAAGCATTGCTCCTGCGCCCAGAGGACTACTGGAGTCGATATCGTCAGGGAGAATCATTCCGAAAGCTGGGCAAGTTCGATGGCGCGATCGCTTGCTACGATAAGCTATTAGCCGCGCACCCCAATGACTACTGGGCTTGGTATCGTCGGGGCGATGCGTTACGAGAAGCAGGTTATTTAGAATTAGCACTGACTTGCTACGAAAATGCCTTAATCGTGCGATCGCAGGATTATTGGAGCTTGTACCGCCAGGGACAAATCTTACGCGCTTTAGGACGTATTGAATCGGCCCTGCAATGCCTTCACTACGCAGTGACGGTTCGCCCGGAAACCGAGCTAGCGTGGTACGAGCGCGCCTGCTGTTACGCGCAGTACGGTGACTTAGCCGGAACGATTAGCAGTTTAGAACGCGCGATCGAACTAAACCGCGATCGCTATACCCTAGCCGCCCGCTCGGAACCGAGTTTTAACAAGCTACGGCAGCATCAATGGTTTGCAAGTTTACTAACAGCTTAA